A stretch of the Polaribacter pacificus genome encodes the following:
- a CDS encoding mechanosensitive ion channel family protein, with the protein MLEELNNWITAHPISTNILKYLVWILLVFILITWLRKALKKNLPNNTVKYKTQKAVEIIGYILVVLVTITYFTGSIKDFGLAVGLLTAGITITLQEIILSIAGSFYIFFVKVYKPGDRIEINGIKGDVIDIDSIYTTMMEIGEWISSDNYSGRIVKLSNAFVFKGPVYNYSQDFPFVWDEFNLPIRYGSDIELAKSIVISIAQERLSEYVQASLADWKEVVSKYYIEDAQVDPTLAITLTDNWIQLNLRYIVDYKKRRFTKNILHQEIGKKIEETKGKVLLASATFEIVKIPTVDWNNVDKQEDSLK; encoded by the coding sequence TTGTTAGAAGAATTAAACAATTGGATTACGGCACATCCCATTAGCACAAATATTTTAAAGTATTTGGTTTGGATACTCCTAGTTTTTATACTCATTACCTGGTTGCGAAAAGCGCTTAAGAAAAATCTTCCAAACAATACAGTTAAATACAAAACTCAAAAGGCTGTAGAAATTATTGGTTATATTTTAGTAGTTCTTGTCACCATTACCTATTTTACAGGAAGCATTAAAGATTTCGGACTCGCAGTAGGTTTACTGACCGCGGGTATTACCATCACCTTGCAAGAAATTATCTTGAGTATAGCAGGATCCTTCTATATCTTTTTTGTAAAGGTCTACAAACCCGGTGATCGAATAGAGATCAACGGTATTAAAGGAGATGTGATTGATATCGACAGCATCTATACAACCATGATGGAAATAGGAGAGTGGATCTCTAGTGACAATTATAGTGGACGTATCGTAAAATTAAGCAATGCCTTTGTTTTTAAAGGTCCTGTCTATAATTATTCTCAAGATTTTCCTTTTGTTTGGGATGAGTTTAATTTGCCTATCAGATATGGATCAGATATTGAGTTGGCTAAATCAATAGTAATTTCTATTGCTCAAGAACGATTGTCAGAATACGTACAAGCATCCCTAGCTGATTGGAAAGAAGTGGTGTCTAAATACTATATAGAAGACGCGCAAGTTGATCCTACATTAGCCATTACACTTACAGACAATTGGATCCAATTAAACCTAAGGTATATTGTCGATTATAAAAAAAGACGCTTTACAAAAAACATCCTTCATCAAGAAATTGGTAAAAAAATTGAGGAAACAAAGGGTAAGGTGTTGCTTGCGTCTGCAACTTTTGAAATCGTAAAGATTCCTACAGTCGACTGGAATAATGTAGACAAACAAGAAGATAGTTTAAAATAA
- a CDS encoding GNAT family N-acetyltransferase → MSKSFPVLESKRLLLRQIVATDQEAVFKGLSDPEVIKYYGVSFDSLEATEEQMIWFSELENTKAGVWWAICTKDDNQFLGAAGINDFDKKKRKAEIGFWLYPKNWGQGYVFEALSLILEQVFNNMELDKLEAFVETKNTASVKTLKKLGFYLETTLLNCELKNGIPISLHVFIKKSIDAQ, encoded by the coding sequence ATGAGTAAATCATTTCCTGTTTTAGAGTCAAAAAGGCTTTTATTAAGGCAGATTGTTGCTACAGATCAGGAAGCAGTTTTTAAAGGCTTATCTGACCCAGAAGTAATTAAGTATTATGGAGTCTCTTTTGATAGTTTAGAAGCTACCGAAGAGCAAATGATTTGGTTTTCTGAACTTGAGAACACTAAGGCAGGAGTCTGGTGGGCAATTTGCACTAAAGATGACAATCAATTTTTGGGAGCTGCTGGCATTAATGACTTTGACAAAAAAAAACGCAAAGCAGAAATTGGGTTTTGGTTATATCCAAAAAACTGGGGACAAGGCTATGTGTTTGAAGCACTATCACTGATTCTAGAACAGGTGTTTAACAACATGGAACTAGACAAATTAGAAGCCTTTGTAGAAACCAAAAACACCGCTAGTGTAAAAACTCTTAAAAAATTAGGCTTTTATTTAGAGACGACACTTCTTAATTGTGAACTTAAAAATGGCATTCCAATTAGTCTGCATGTTTTTATAAAAAAAAGTATTGATGCTCAATAA